Proteins encoded together in one Lathyrus oleraceus cultivar Zhongwan6 chromosome 5, CAAS_Psat_ZW6_1.0, whole genome shotgun sequence window:
- the LOC127086418 gene encoding vesicle-associated protein 4-1, with protein sequence MAIAGHHKPNPDANLFRLCPFWSSGNTQNQSQANAQKSPKTVSSVARSLLLPPRRRLRLDPSNHLYFPYEPGKQVKSAVRLKNTSKSCVAFKFQTTAPKSCYMRPPGGILAPGESVIATVFKFVEQPENNEKMSDQKNKVKFKIMSLKVKEGVDYVPELFDEQKDLVTVERVLGVVFLDPERPSPALEKLKRQLAEADAALEARKKPAVETGPRVAAEGLVIDEWKERREKYLARQQIQTVESV encoded by the exons ATGGCCATCGCCGGCCACCACAAACCGAACCCCGACGCTAACCTCTTCCGCCTTTGTCCTTTTTGGAGTTCTGGCAACACACAGAACCAATCCCAAGCAAACGCTCAAAAATCCCCCAAAACGGTGTCGTCTGTAGCGAGGTCGTTGTTACTACCTCCCCGCCGTAGACTCCGTCTTGACCCTTCCAATCACCTCTACTTTCCAT aTGAACCGGGTAAGCAGGTTAAAAGTGCTGTTCGATTAAAAAACACTAGCAAGTCTTGTGTTGCTTTCAAG TTTCAAACAACTGCACCAAAAAGTTGTTACATGCGGCCTCCTGGTGGCATTCTTGCACCTGGAGAAAGTGTTATTGCAACTG TGTTTAAATTTGTGGAACAACCTGAAAACAATGAAAAAATGTCAGACCAGAAGAACAAGGTCAAGTTCAAAATCATGAGTCTCAAAGTGAAAGAAGGGGTGGACTATGTGCCTGAGCTG TTTGATGAACAAAAGGATCTAGTTACAGTGGAACGAGTCTTGGGGGTTGTATTTTTAGATCCAGAACGACCAAGTCCA GCTTTGGAAAAACTGAAAAGACAATTGGCTGAAGCTGATGCTGCACTTGAAGCTCGGAAGAAGCCTGCTGTGGAGACAGGTCCTCGAGTTGCTGCTGAAGGTCTTGTCATTGATGAATGG AAAGAACGAAGGGAAAAGTACCTGGCCCGACAGCAAATTCAAACAGTAGAATCAGTGTAA